One Brassica napus cultivar Da-Ae chromosome A5, Da-Ae, whole genome shotgun sequence DNA window includes the following coding sequences:
- the LOC106450707 gene encoding protein KRI1 homolog encodes MAVDDDSNNSNTVKCICSDKKAVEVDRKTWELFNKMVPMEGFHRIPEPVEMYFVRSTAFKKILTYCVRISDGTCSERWMYDELLHGESLIGLFHLVGTADFLNFESLDAFILHYVEDKSEEEISYMVRNEELKSLLKIIKFARFYLKNPEKLFSAVLPLVKKPQEEFSQMIVNKDLPSLIKLIKVAEYIGYENVRKAARNHILSKSSNQLSHEIHSQNLKSLIKIFKVAKAEKLQPLQDMVVQYVDSKSKKELVQMVSTELSCRRFDLLNESEYLRRGTIGSEELFRAIYTFIPDKEADEGEEAEEEEEEEEDEEEEDEEDDDDDTLMNQISIDEATYQVPIYDGGSKKKEECKTKTSKLKLVPCISKKPRTTKFNLKKDLSDI; translated from the exons ATGGCGGTGGATGATGATTCTAATAACAGTAATACAGTCAAGTGTATTTGCAGTGATAAGAAGGCTGTAGAAGTTGATCGCAAGACATGGGAGTTGTTCAATAAGATGGTTCCAATGGAAGGATTCCATAGGATACCTGAGCCGGTGGAGATGTACTTCGTGAGAAGCACAGCCTTCAAGAAGATTTTAACATACTGCGTGAGGATCAGTGATGGCACTTGCTCGGAGAGGTGGATGTATGACGAGCTCCTACACGGCGAAAGCTTGATCGGTCTCTTCCACCTTGTCGGGACGGCtgattttctgaattttgagTCACTGGACGCTTTTATCCTCCACTATGTGGAAGACAAATCAGAAGAAGAGATATCTTATATGGTACGCAATGAAGAACTCAAGTCTCTCCTCAAAATTATCAag tTTGCTCGTTTTTATCTGAAAAATCCCGAGAAGCTGTTCTCTGCGGTGCTCCCCCTTGTAAAGAAACCACAAGAAGAGTTCTCCCAGATGATTGTCAACAAAGATTTGCCTAGTTTGATCAAGTTGATCAAG GTGGCTGAGTACATTGGTTATGAGAATGTGCGCAAAGCTGCACGCAACCATATCCTCTCTAAGTCAAGTAACCAACTTTCCCATGAAATCCATAGCCAAAACCTCAAGTCTCTCATCAAAATTTTCAAG GTGGCCAAAGCTGAGAAACTTCAGCCACTCCAAGACATGGTGGTCCAATATGTCGACTCGAAATCAAAAAAGGAACTGGTCCAGATGGTTAGCACCGAATTATCTTGCAGAAGGTTCGACTTGTTGAACGAGTCCGAGTATCTGCGTAGGGGCACTATTGGATCAGAAGAACTCTTTCGCGCCATCTACACATTTATCCCAGACAAAGAAGCAGACGAAggagaagaagcagaagaagaagaagaagaagaagaggacgaagaagaagaggacgaggaagacgacgacgacgatacGTTGATGAATCAAATTTCCATCGATGAAGCTACCTATCAAGTTCCCATATATGACGGCGGTAGCAAGAAG AAGGAAGAATGCAAAACCAAGACTAGCAAGTTGAAGTTGGTACCATGCATAAGTAAGAAGCCAAGGACAACAAAGTTTAACTTGAAGAAGGATCTCTCTGATATTTAA